A portion of the Thermodesulfovibrionia bacterium genome contains these proteins:
- the pheA gene encoding prephenate dehydratase, with protein sequence MAKLKSLRNKIDDIDNTIVKLLNDRAKIVLDIKEAKKDDRLKVYSPTREREILKRLGKLNTGPFPGDALIALYKEILSTSRSLQQPLKIAYFGPPATFTHLAARRQFGASAEYVPESTIKAIFESVMRGKAQYGVVPIENSTEGVVNYTLDMFMDSDLNITSEVMLPIRHNLMSKTGKATGIKKIYSHPQPIAQCRGWLEEHYPGVPLIGGMSTASAAKRVARETSSAAIASELAADIYKLKFIAKGIEDYKNNFTRFLVIAKDYLPRTGNDKTSIMFSVKDKPGALHKILEHFAKHKINLTKIESRPSKRKAWEYIFFVDMQGHVEDLKVRKAIDAVKKECLYLKVLGSYPLAD encoded by the coding sequence ATGGCCAAACTTAAATCCCTGAGAAACAAGATAGATGATATCGACAACACGATCGTTAAGCTTTTAAACGACAGGGCGAAGATCGTTCTTGATATTAAAGAGGCTAAAAAGGACGACAGGCTTAAGGTCTACTCGCCGACCAGGGAAAGAGAGATTCTAAAGAGGTTAGGGAAACTCAACACAGGCCCTTTCCCCGGTGACGCGCTTATCGCGCTGTATAAAGAGATACTCTCTACTTCGCGCTCGCTGCAGCAGCCGTTAAAGATAGCATACTTCGGCCCGCCTGCGACATTTACGCATCTCGCGGCAAGAAGGCAGTTCGGCGCGTCAGCCGAATATGTACCTGAAAGCACGATCAAGGCTATCTTCGAATCTGTAATGAGAGGCAAGGCGCAGTACGGCGTTGTGCCTATTGAGAACTCTACAGAGGGCGTTGTCAATTATACGCTTGACATGTTCATGGATTCTGACCTGAATATCACCTCTGAAGTTATGCTTCCCATAAGGCATAACCTCATGTCAAAGACGGGCAAGGCTACGGGCATAAAAAAGATATATTCCCATCCTCAGCCGATCGCACAGTGCAGGGGCTGGCTTGAAGAGCACTATCCCGGCGTTCCGCTTATAGGCGGGATGAGCACCGCTTCGGCTGCCAAGCGTGTCGCCAGGGAAACGTCATCCGCTGCCATAGCAAGTGAACTTGCCGCTGATATTTATAAACTAAAATTTATTGCAAAGGGCATAGAAGACTACAAGAATAACTTCACCCGTTTTCTTGTTATCGCAAAAGATTACCTTCCAAGGACAGGCAATGACAAGACATCCATTATGTTTTCGGTAAAGGACAAACCCGGCGCACTTCATAAGATACTTGAGCATTTTGCAAAGCATAAGATAAACCTTACAAAGATCGAGTCAAGGCCGTCCAAGAGAAAGGCATGGGAGTACATATTCTTTGTTGATATGCAGGGGCATGTAGAGGACCTCAAGGTCAGGAAGGCTATTGATGCCGTAAAGAAGGAATGCCTTTATCTCAAGGTGCTGGGCTCCTACCCTTTGGCAGATTAG
- a CDS encoding prephenate dehydrogenase/arogenate dehydrogenase family protein, with protein MNLEKITIIGVGLLGSSFALSLKRVGSNAIITGVGRNEENLQKAEELGIIDEYCTVPADGVAGADLVLLATPVGQFENIVSDIRHELKKGAIVTDVGSVKGGLVGRLDALMPEGVSFVGAHPIAGGERQGLEAATSELFWGAKCIITPTPDTDKDALEDITELWKQLGARVLHMTPDEHDEVYSAVSHLPHVLAYALVNSISSIREDILDFGGRGLKDMTRIALSPTELWKDICSQNRDHMLRSLNDFSSNISGIIKRFEKSDWKGLEEEFKRAKEARQRLESD; from the coding sequence ATGAATTTAGAAAAAATAACAATAATCGGTGTCGGCCTGCTTGGCAGTTCGTTCGCCCTCTCATTAAAGAGGGTCGGTAGCAACGCCATTATCACCGGTGTCGGCAGGAATGAGGAGAACCTTCAAAAGGCGGAAGAATTAGGGATCATAGATGAATACTGCACTGTGCCGGCTGATGGTGTGGCAGGCGCTGATCTGGTCCTGCTTGCGACTCCTGTAGGCCAGTTTGAAAATATAGTCAGTGACATAAGGCATGAGTTAAAAAAAGGGGCTATCGTTACTGACGTCGGAAGTGTAAAAGGCGGACTGGTTGGAAGGCTGGATGCATTAATGCCTGAAGGCGTGAGCTTTGTCGGCGCGCATCCGATAGCCGGCGGGGAGCGCCAGGGGCTGGAGGCGGCCACATCCGAACTCTTCTGGGGGGCGAAATGTATTATCACGCCCACGCCTGATACTGATAAGGATGCGCTGGAGGATATCACCGAACTCTGGAAGCAGCTTGGAGCAAGGGTCTTGCACATGACCCCTGACGAACATGATGAGGTCTATTCAGCTGTAAGCCATCTGCCGCATGTCCTGGCATATGCTCTTGTGAATTCGATAAGCAGCATCAGGGAAGACATACTTGACTTTGGCGGCAGAGGGCTCAAAGACATGACCAGGATAGCACTGAGCCCGACTGAGCTCTGGAAAGATATATGCTCCCAGAACAGGGATCACATGCTCAGGTCGCTCAACGACTTCTCTTCCAATATCTCCGGCATCATAAAACGGTTTGAAAAGTCAGATTGGAAAGGGCTTGAGGAAGAATTCAAAAGAGCAAAAGAGGCGAGACAGCGTCTTGAATCAGATTAA
- the hisC gene encoding histidinol-phosphate transaminase, giving the protein MIKAPEHIKNIKPYVPGKPIEELERELGITGSIKLASNESPIGPSPLAVKALADGIHGLNRYPDGSCYSLKNALSQKLGIASEEIIFGNGSNEIIELAVRTFLSPGDEAIMASPSFVVYPTVTQAAGGKSIVVPLKDFRHDLEAMASAITAKTKVIFIANPNNPTGTINSRAEMDAFMEKVPDDVLVVIDEAYFEYVSSTDYPDSMEYLKKGRPVLILRTFSKIYGLAGLRIGYGLAHSSIISEMNKVRQPFNINSLAQIAALAALEDAEHVERAKKTNEDGKEFLYKELRSMGVDYLPTEANFIYIILKHDTALQLYNELLKKGVIIRPMGKRELRVTIGLADENKRFIKALQAVMKQ; this is encoded by the coding sequence ATGATAAAAGCTCCTGAACATATAAAAAACATTAAACCGTATGTGCCCGGAAAGCCGATAGAAGAGCTTGAGAGGGAACTCGGGATAACCGGTTCCATAAAGCTTGCTTCCAATGAAAGCCCGATCGGGCCTTCACCTCTTGCGGTCAAGGCGCTGGCAGACGGCATACACGGCCTTAACAGGTATCCTGACGGAAGCTGTTACAGCCTGAAGAACGCTCTCTCTCAAAAGCTCGGCATCGCTTCTGAAGAGATCATCTTTGGCAACGGTTCCAATGAGATCATCGAACTGGCTGTCAGGACATTTTTAAGCCCGGGTGATGAGGCGATAATGGCAAGCCCCTCTTTTGTCGTTTACCCCACAGTGACGCAGGCAGCAGGAGGAAAGAGCATAGTTGTTCCGCTTAAAGACTTTCGCCATGACCTTGAGGCGATGGCCTCTGCAATTACAGCTAAGACAAAGGTCATATTCATTGCGAACCCGAACAATCCTACAGGCACGATAAACAGCCGCGCAGAAATGGATGCCTTCATGGAGAAGGTTCCTGACGATGTGCTTGTAGTCATTGACGAGGCGTATTTTGAATATGTCTCTTCAACTGATTATCCTGACAGCATGGAGTATCTTAAGAAAGGCAGGCCGGTCCTGATACTGCGGACATTCTCAAAGATATACGGACTTGCAGGATTGAGGATAGGATACGGTTTGGCACACAGCTCCATTATCTCAGAGATGAACAAGGTACGGCAGCCGTTCAATATAAACTCACTTGCTCAGATAGCTGCGCTTGCTGCGCTTGAAGATGCAGAACATGTTGAGAGGGCAAAGAAGACAAATGAAGATGGAAAAGAATTTCTATACAAAGAACTCAGATCAATGGGAGTAGATTATCTTCCCACAGAGGCAAATTTCATATATATTATCTTAAAGCATGATACAGCCCTTCAGCTTTATAATGAGCTGCTGAAGAAGGGCGTTATAATAAGGCCGATGGGCAAACGCGAATTGAGGGTAACTATCGGCCTTGCCGATGAGAATAAAAGGTTTATAAAAGCGTTACAGGCTGTAATGAAGCAATAA
- a CDS encoding DUF948 domain-containing protein, protein MNVEFLLGIIAGFLFFLLLFLIPAILQIKRTARAAEDLLITTRQSIAPLLADLQQTVESVNHVVLKLDESMGNMQNLTKAIGETGSIISDINGFVRKIQMVVSFTTLGFSSGIKTALGVLTQGIIKKGGK, encoded by the coding sequence ATGAACGTTGAATTTCTCTTGGGAATTATTGCCGGTTTTCTTTTTTTCCTTCTGCTCTTTTTAATTCCTGCCATATTGCAGATCAAAAGGACCGCAAGGGCTGCGGAAGACCTGCTTATTACTACCCGGCAGTCTATTGCCCCGCTTTTAGCAGATCTCCAGCAGACGGTTGAGAGCGTAAATCATGTTGTTTTAAAGTTGGATGAATCAATGGGCAACATGCAGAACCTGACAAAAGCCATAGGAGAAACAGGGTCGATAATTTCTGACATCAATGGTTTTGTGAGAAAGATACAGATGGTGGTTTCATTTACAACGCTGGGTTTCAGTTCCGGCATAAAAACAGCCCTTGGCGTTCTTACGCAGGGGATCATAAAAAAGGGAGGAAAATAG
- a CDS encoding YtxH domain-containing protein, whose translation MSEERGYSAGSVILAFVLGGIVGAGVALLTAPQSGRETREKLMEFADDGRKKVSEYAGQAKEKFSSAVDSGKSFMEDKKSLIANAYEAGKEAYSKEKERQTKG comes from the coding sequence ATGAGCGAGGAAAGAGGATATTCAGCAGGCAGTGTTATTCTTGCATTTGTATTGGGCGGCATAGTCGGCGCAGGCGTGGCTTTATTAACAGCACCGCAGTCAGGAAGAGAGACAAGGGAGAAGCTTATGGAATTTGCCGATGACGGCAGAAAAAAGGTTTCTGAATACGCAGGGCAGGCAAAAGAAAAATTCTCTTCTGCAGTAGACAGCGGGAAGAGTTTTATGGAAGACAAGAAGTCATTGATCGCAAATGCTTACGAGGCCGGCAAAGAAGCTTACAGCAAAGAAAAAGAGAGACAGACAAAGGGATAA
- the aroA gene encoding 3-phosphoshikimate 1-carboxyvinyltransferase, producing the protein MNQIKVCHSDPLKGEASPPPDKSISHRAVIFSSLAEGRSVIENFLAAEDPMRTLEAFRQMGIEIEQSADGRTVTIIGKGLRGLSEPVGPIDCGNSGTTMRMMSGVLSGQPFSSTLTGDRYLLKRPMQRVIGPLTKMGAVITSESGGLPPLHIKGGNLSPIKYNSPVASAQVKSAILLAGLYCNGITTVVEPERSRDHTERMLRAAGVDINVQGLEVSIKGPARLNPMDIRVPADFSSAAFFIVAGLLVPGSEVLIKDVGINQTRTGLLDILIMMGASIQLLNQRDISGEPVADIFVKHSSLSGIETGGEMLLRAIDEFPILCVVAALADGTTKITGAKELRVKESDRIAAMALELAKMGVKVEELPDGIIIKGNESLKAAKVHSHGDHRIAMSMVVAGFMAKGETTVDDTECIDTSFPGFMDMMNRLRQ; encoded by the coding sequence TTGAATCAGATTAAGGTCTGCCACAGCGATCCGCTTAAAGGTGAGGCCTCCCCTCCTCCTGACAAGTCCATATCACACCGCGCCGTAATATTTTCTTCTCTTGCCGAGGGCAGGAGTGTTATTGAAAACTTTCTCGCTGCCGAGGATCCGATGCGGACGCTTGAAGCATTCAGGCAGATGGGCATAGAGATCGAACAGTCTGCTGACGGAAGGACGGTGACGATTATAGGCAAAGGGCTGCGGGGACTTTCTGAGCCTGTCGGCCCGATAGACTGCGGCAATTCCGGCACTACAATGAGGATGATGAGCGGCGTGCTTTCGGGACAGCCATTTTCTTCAACGCTTACAGGCGACAGATATCTTCTTAAACGCCCGATGCAGAGGGTGATCGGCCCGCTCACAAAGATGGGGGCTGTGATCACTTCTGAATCAGGCGGGCTTCCGCCGCTTCATATTAAAGGCGGGAATCTCAGTCCTATAAAATACAATTCTCCTGTTGCCAGCGCGCAGGTCAAATCTGCAATCCTCCTTGCCGGCCTCTACTGTAACGGGATAACCACAGTTGTTGAGCCGGAGAGGTCCAGAGACCATACAGAAAGGATGCTCAGGGCCGCCGGCGTTGATATTAATGTGCAAGGGCTTGAAGTGAGCATTAAAGGCCCTGCCAGATTAAACCCTATGGATATAAGGGTGCCTGCTGATTTTTCATCAGCCGCCTTCTTTATCGTTGCCGGCCTGCTTGTGCCAGGGTCAGAGGTATTGATCAAAGATGTCGGGATAAATCAGACAAGGACCGGATTGCTTGATATTCTAATAATGATGGGGGCATCCATTCAGCTTCTGAACCAGAGGGATATCTCCGGCGAGCCGGTTGCTGATATATTTGTAAAACACTCAAGCCTCTCAGGTATAGAGACAGGCGGGGAGATGCTTTTAAGGGCTATTGATGAATTCCCGATACTATGTGTTGTAGCCGCATTGGCAGATGGCACAACAAAGATAACAGGCGCCAAGGAACTCAGGGTAAAGGAGTCGGACAGGATAGCGGCGATGGCTTTGGAACTCGCGAAGATGGGTGTTAAGGTTGAAGAACTTCCGGACGGCATCATCATCAAAGGAAATGAGAGCCTGAAAGCGGCAAAAGTCCACAGCCATGGGGACCACAGGATCGCGATGTCGATGGTCGTTGCAGGGTTTATGGCAAAAGGGGAGACAACGGTTGACGACACAGAATGTATAGATACCTCTTTTCCCGGATTTATGGATATGATGAATAGGCTGAGACAATAA
- the aroF gene encoding 3-deoxy-7-phosphoheptulonate synthase, protein MDIIVLKPKATAKEKRNIVKRLKQMGFDAHLSTGTERTVIGVIGDTSKVSEDESSSFEALNGVEKIHRITQPYRLASRNFQQKDSLIKVGRHVIGGKRIHVMAGPCSVENRANLINVAQDVKKAGATFLRGGAFKPRTSPYSFQGLGEEGLEILAEAREKTGLPVVTEIMDPRDIGLIIKHVDIIQIGARNMQNFRLLQEVGSYNKPVLLKRGLSATIKELLMAAEYIMAQGNSKVILCERGIRTFETATRNTLDLSAIPVLKELTHLPIVIDPSHAVGRWEFVATMAKAAVAAGADGLMIEVHSNPEEAFSDGEQSLKPAKFKTLMKELKAVAKAVGREI, encoded by the coding sequence ATGGACATTATAGTACTTAAACCAAAGGCAACTGCAAAAGAGAAGCGGAATATAGTTAAACGTCTGAAACAGATGGGCTTTGACGCCCATCTTTCAACCGGCACAGAGAGGACGGTCATCGGGGTGATTGGCGATACTTCAAAGGTCTCAGAGGATGAGAGCAGTTCATTTGAGGCGTTGAACGGTGTCGAGAAGATACACAGGATCACCCAGCCATACAGGCTCGCAAGCAGGAACTTTCAGCAGAAGGACTCACTAATAAAGGTCGGCAGGCATGTCATCGGCGGGAAGAGGATACATGTCATGGCAGGCCCCTGCTCTGTTGAGAACAGGGCAAACCTCATTAATGTAGCGCAGGATGTGAAGAAGGCGGGTGCTACATTTTTAAGGGGCGGAGCGTTTAAACCCAGGACATCGCCGTACAGCTTCCAGGGGCTTGGGGAAGAAGGGCTTGAGATACTTGCTGAGGCGCGTGAGAAGACAGGGCTTCCTGTTGTAACTGAGATAATGGACCCGAGGGACATAGGCCTCATAATCAAACATGTTGATATCATCCAGATCGGCGCAAGGAATATGCAGAATTTCAGGCTCCTTCAGGAGGTCGGCTCTTACAACAAGCCGGTTCTTCTCAAGAGAGGGCTTTCCGCTACGATAAAAGAACTTCTCATGGCTGCCGAATATATCATGGCGCAGGGCAACAGCAAGGTTATTCTCTGCGAGAGGGGAATAAGGACCTTTGAAACAGCCACAAGGAATACGCTTGACCTCAGCGCAATTCCGGTACTGAAGGAACTTACTCATCTGCCGATCGTTATTGACCCGAGCCATGCCGTTGGCAGATGGGAGTTTGTAGCCACTATGGCAAAGGCTGCTGTTGCTGCAGGCGCTGACGGGCTCATGATCGAGGTGCATTCAAACCCTGAAGAGGCATTCTCTGACGGCGAGCAGTCATTGAAGCCTGCTAAATTCAAGACGCTTATGAAGGAACTCAAGGCTGTTGCAAAGGCTGTGGGCAGAGAGATATAA